One Cellulosimicrobium protaetiae genomic region harbors:
- a CDS encoding methylated-DNA--[protein]-cysteine S-methyltransferase: protein MATTLTTPDGPFTVVVDPDGTVLASGWTADPAALVALVHPDLRPAEATPVPDDDPAVTSAVAAVRAYYAGDVHAIDGVPVRQVSGPYRAHAWDVLRTVEPGDPVTYTRYAELSGRPAAVRAAAGACAMNAAALFVPCHRVLRTDGSLGGFRYGLEVKRSLLDREARATGAPSLL, encoded by the coding sequence CTGGCGACCACCCTCACCACCCCCGACGGCCCGTTCACGGTCGTCGTGGACCCCGACGGCACGGTCCTGGCCTCCGGCTGGACCGCCGACCCGGCGGCGCTCGTCGCGCTCGTCCACCCCGACCTGCGGCCCGCGGAGGCGACGCCCGTGCCCGACGACGACCCCGCCGTCACGAGTGCGGTCGCCGCGGTCCGGGCGTACTACGCGGGAGACGTGCACGCGATCGACGGCGTGCCCGTGCGCCAGGTGTCGGGTCCGTACCGGGCGCACGCGTGGGACGTGCTGCGCACGGTCGAGCCGGGCGACCCGGTCACCTACACGCGGTACGCCGAGCTGTCGGGGCGGCCCGCCGCGGTGCGCGCCGCCGCGGGCGCGTGCGCGATGAACGCCGCCGCGCTGTTCGTCCCGTGCCACCGCGTGCTGCGCACGGACGGCAGCCTCGGCGGGTTCCGCTACGGCCTCGAGGTCAAGCGCAGCCTGCTCGACCGCGAGGCCCGCGCGACCGGGGCGCCGTCGCTCCTCTGA
- a CDS encoding CAP domain-containing protein: MAPQRTPRHRAGAATEVPRSRPGPEASRRAGPSSTVPSTGSARRRSGPFARHLRSAPRVAVASGAAAALLLGPPLGVMIATATGELGPEHVGPLGPVVAALPWQGSAPASWLEGRDPRDDRSSRTLADGRTAEDLADAAEVPGATPGTAPQGPGPAPDATSPDAAAAGPGAGEPAEPGTGGAADEPATDAGPAPAETPTAPPAVAPAPQPAPATAAARSGPGTITAEGAAAVERTNAERAAAGCGPLVVDERLTAAAQLHSEDMLAQGYFDHTSLDGRSPWDRAKAQGYTNPGAENIAKGQATAEDVVRAWMDSPGHRANILNCDLREIGIGYADRVWTQVFGWG, encoded by the coding sequence ATGGCACCGCAGCGCACGCCCCGGCACCGGGCCGGAGCGGCCACGGAGGTGCCCCGGTCGCGACCGGGGCCCGAGGCGTCACGGCGCGCGGGCCCGTCGTCCACCGTCCCGTCGACCGGGTCGGCCCGACGGCGGAGCGGACCGTTCGCGCGGCACCTGCGGTCGGCGCCCCGCGTCGCGGTGGCCTCGGGGGCGGCCGCGGCGCTGCTGCTCGGTCCGCCGCTGGGCGTCATGATCGCGACGGCGACCGGCGAGCTCGGCCCCGAGCACGTCGGCCCGCTCGGTCCCGTGGTCGCGGCGCTGCCCTGGCAGGGGAGCGCGCCCGCGTCGTGGCTCGAGGGGCGTGACCCCAGGGACGACCGGTCGTCCCGCACGCTCGCCGACGGCCGGACGGCCGAAGACCTGGCGGACGCCGCCGAGGTCCCGGGCGCGACGCCGGGCACGGCGCCGCAGGGACCGGGCCCCGCACCCGACGCCACCTCTCCGGACGCCGCCGCGGCCGGCCCCGGTGCAGGCGAACCCGCAGAGCCCGGGACCGGGGGAGCGGCGGACGAGCCCGCGACCGACGCGGGCCCCGCCCCGGCCGAGACGCCCACCGCGCCGCCGGCGGTCGCACCCGCGCCGCAGCCGGCGCCCGCGACCGCGGCGGCCCGCAGCGGCCCGGGCACGATCACCGCGGAGGGCGCGGCCGCCGTCGAGCGCACGAACGCCGAGCGCGCCGCGGCAGGCTGCGGACCGCTCGTCGTCGACGAGCGGCTCACGGCCGCCGCGCAGCTCCACAGCGAGGACATGCTCGCCCAGGGCTACTTCGACCACACGAGCCTCGACGGCCGCTCGCCGTGGGACCGGGCGAAGGCGCAGGGCTACACCAACCCCGGGGCCGAGAACATCGCGAAGGGCCAGGCGACCGCCGAGGACGTCGTGCGCGCGTGGATGGACTCGCCGGGGCACCGCGCGAACATCCTCAACTGCGACCTGCGCGAGATCGGCATCGGGTACGCCGACCGGGTGTGGACCCAGGTCTTCGGCTGGGGCTGA